The proteins below are encoded in one region of Triticum aestivum cultivar Chinese Spring chromosome 1B, IWGSC CS RefSeq v2.1, whole genome shotgun sequence:
- the LOC123115612 gene encoding leucine-rich repeat extensin-like protein 6, whose product MEQNPLKMLRLRTVAVAAALLLLLSSPAPTSQLSLGATFGVWINGAAPPPPPPGSASLGPSSTQIQGGGQEYTALQALKAAIFEDPRGALSSWQGPNVCAYRGVYCSAPPAGAAAAGAVVAGIDLNHASLKGTLPAALSLLSHLTFLHLNSNRLAGAVPDTLGDLQYLTELDLSNNLFSGPFPAATLLIPSLVYLDLRFNGFSGELPNEVFAKNLDALFLNNNQFDGQIPETLWSSPATVITLANNRLTGPVPTAYGYGGRVRELLFLNNKLTGCVPEALGFLPYIEVLDLSNNLLSGHLPSTLSCLSGIEVLNIAHNQFTGELPELVCDLRRITNLSVSFNFFSGISEDCDRLAGRSVFDFAGNCVPGRGMQRPQPECDDAPGDVGLSCLRIPGSRPVACAEAAVSIGIGVTFGGGLPFGMSGGGAGVTVTVP is encoded by the coding sequence ATGGAGCAGAATCCTCTCAAGATGCTACGTCTACGTACTGTAGCCGTGGCCGccgccttgctgctgctgctgtcctccCCCGCCCCGACCTCCCAGCTCAGCCTCGGCGCCACATTTGGCGTCTGGATCAATggcgccgcgccgccaccgcctcctcccggCTCCGCCTCGCTGGGGCCCTCCTCGACGCAGATCCAAGGCGGCGGGCAAGAATACACGGCGCTGCAGGCGCTGAAGGCGGCCATCTTTGAGGACCCCCGCGGCGCGCTGTCGTCCTGGCAGGGGCCAAATGTCTGCGCCTACAGGGGCGTCTACTGCTCCGCGCCGCCcgctggcgcggcggcggcgggcgcggtggtcgccggcattgACCTCAACCATGCGAGCCTCAAGGGCACGCtcccggccgccctctccctcctctcccacCTCACGTTCCTCCACCTTAACAGCAACCGCCTCGCCGGCGCCGTTCCAGACACGCTCGGGGACCTGCAGTACCTCACCGAACTGGACCTGAGCAACAACCTGTTCTCCGGGCCCTTCCCCGCGGCCACATTGCTTATACCGTCGCTGGTCTACCTCGACCTGCGGTTCAACGGCTTCTCCGGCGAGCTCCCTAACGAGGTCTTCGCCAAGAACCTGGACGCGCTCTTCCTCAACAACAACCAGTTCGACGGCCAGATCCCGGAGACGTTGTGGTCCTCACCGGCGACGGTGATCACCCTGGCGAACAACCGCCTGACGGGGCCCGTCCCGACGGCTTACGGCTACGGCGGCAGGGTCCGTGAGTTGCTGTTCCTCAACAACAAGCTGACCGGCTGCGTCCCGGAGGCCCTGGGGTTCCTGCCTTACATCGAGGTGCTTGACCTCAGCAACAACCTGCTGTCGGGCCACCTGCCGAGCACGCTGTCGTGCCTCTCCGGCATCGAGGTGCTCAACATCGCGCACAACCAGTTCACCGGCGAGCTGCCGGAGCTGGTGTGCGACCTGAGGCGGATCACGAACCTGTCGGTCTCCTTCAACTTCTTTTCCGGGATCAGCGAGGATTGCGACCGGCTGGCGGGGCGGAGCGTCTTCGACTTTGCGGGCAACTGCGTCCCGGGGCGGGGCATGCAACGGCCGCAGCCCGAGTGCGACGACGCGCCGGGGGACGTCGGGCTCAGCTGCCTGCGCATCCCGGGGTCGCGCCCTGTTGCGTGCGCCGAGGCCGCGGTGTCCATCGGCATCGGCGTGACCTTCGGCGGCGGGCTGCCGTTTGGGATGTCAGGCGGCGGCGCCGGTGTCACGGTCACCGTCCCCTGA